In a single window of the Paenibacillus sp. MMS20-IR301 genome:
- a CDS encoding ABC transporter permease, with product MNWSGQWAIVAAELTKQHRNRRRGKATFFSLLFWPVLSFLTSYYTMKPYRTGEGSVLSRIIPDERIPLFLLSGYLVFQLFWAVVEAAWLFEQERKDGTVETVFLTPASKSSFLYGRSLYSLLHGIWMFAVFSLLTFVFVADSSSVNWAALTLALLLIMAAAVIWGALLSAVSLFFRESSFLYYVFQAPMELFGGVRIPPAVFPVWATGLSSLFPVTYSLILVRGALYGSIGRGWWTALLVLVLGSILLAGCTRYILYSAERHARLKGNWSMF from the coding sequence ATGAATTGGAGCGGACAATGGGCTATTGTTGCCGCCGAGCTTACCAAGCAGCACAGGAACCGCAGGAGGGGCAAAGCCACCTTCTTCTCGCTCCTGTTCTGGCCGGTGCTCAGCTTCCTGACCTCTTACTACACAATGAAGCCTTACCGGACCGGTGAAGGCTCTGTACTCTCACGCATCATCCCGGATGAGCGTATTCCGCTGTTCCTGCTCAGCGGGTATCTGGTATTCCAGCTGTTCTGGGCAGTAGTGGAAGCCGCCTGGCTATTTGAGCAGGAGCGCAAGGACGGCACGGTTGAGACCGTGTTCCTGACACCTGCTTCCAAATCATCCTTCCTGTACGGACGTTCCCTGTATTCGCTGCTTCACGGAATCTGGATGTTCGCGGTCTTCTCCCTGCTGACCTTTGTATTCGTCGCGGACAGTTCCTCAGTCAACTGGGCGGCGCTGACCCTAGCCCTGCTGCTGATTATGGCTGCAGCAGTAATCTGGGGCGCACTGCTAAGCGCCGTCTCGCTTTTCTTCAGAGAATCCTCGTTTCTCTATTACGTATTCCAGGCCCCCATGGAGCTGTTCGGCGGTGTGCGGATTCCTCCGGCCGTCTTCCCGGTCTGGGCCACCGGTCTGTCCAGCCTGTTTCCGGTAACCTACAGTCTGATTCTGGTCCGGGGGGCCTTATACGGCAGCATCGGCCGGGGCTGGTGGACTGCGCTCCTCGTGCTGGTTCTCGGCAGTATTCTGCTCGCCGGCTGCACCCGGTACATCCTGTACAGCGCGGAGCGCCATGCCCGGCTCAAGGGCAACTGGAGCATGTTCTAA
- a CDS encoding ABC transporter ATP-binding protein has protein sequence MIRMNDVTKIYQSKNRLRLFRSETRLHTAVHALNLSIEPGEVAGLLGLNGAGKTTTIRMLSTLLDPTSGTIEVDGLSMNTHRRMIQQKVNMIPGGERMLYWRLTGRENLEYFGRLYGLSRAAINSESARLLNEVGLADAADLPVEQYSKGMKQRLQIARGLINDPAYLFLDEPTLGLDAPIARQLRATVSRLAKEQGKGILLTSHYLQEVEELCDRVYILNRGELLLCGKPEAIISQIAGSQTAHLDVNGWDEQLRPLLLTHLSGLGYPAQLAGTAAVSGQTSAQEDESYRISVQTPAADRLITTLLPWASSHGLRIHSFSCDKPTLEDAIIRLAEDKVS, from the coding sequence ATGATCCGGATGAACGATGTAACTAAAATATACCAGAGCAAAAACAGGCTCCGCCTGTTCCGTTCCGAGACCCGGCTTCATACGGCTGTACATGCGCTGAACCTGAGCATTGAACCGGGTGAAGTGGCCGGTCTGCTGGGTCTAAATGGAGCCGGCAAAACTACTACCATCCGCATGCTTTCTACACTGCTTGATCCGACTTCGGGTACAATCGAGGTGGACGGACTCTCCATGAACACTCACCGGCGGATGATTCAGCAGAAAGTGAATATGATTCCCGGCGGAGAACGGATGCTGTATTGGCGGCTGACCGGCAGAGAGAATCTGGAGTACTTCGGCAGACTCTATGGTCTGAGCCGCGCAGCAATTAACTCAGAAAGCGCAAGACTCCTTAACGAGGTTGGCCTGGCTGATGCTGCCGATCTGCCGGTGGAGCAGTATTCGAAGGGGATGAAACAGCGGCTGCAGATTGCCAGAGGCCTAATCAATGATCCGGCTTATTTGTTTCTGGATGAGCCTACGCTTGGCCTGGATGCCCCCATTGCCAGGCAGCTGCGGGCAACGGTAAGCAGGCTGGCCAAGGAGCAGGGGAAAGGCATCCTGCTGACCAGCCATTATCTGCAGGAGGTAGAGGAGCTATGCGACCGGGTGTACATTCTTAACCGGGGTGAGCTGCTGCTATGCGGCAAGCCGGAGGCCATCATCTCCCAGATCGCCGGTTCCCAGACGGCACATCTGGATGTGAACGGCTGGGATGAGCAGCTCAGACCGCTGCTGCTTACACATCTGTCCGGTCTGGGTTACCCTGCACAGCTGGCCGGCACCGCGGCAGTCTCAGGGCAGACTTCTGCGCAGGAGGATGAATCGTACCGGATCTCTGTACAGACCCCTGCAGCGGACAGGCTGATCACCACCCTGCTTCCCTGGGCCAGCAGCCACGGACTGCGGATACACAGCTTTTCCTGCGATAAGCCCACGCTGGAGGATGCGATTATCCGGCTGGCTGAGGACAAGGTATCATGA
- a CDS encoding ABC transporter permease, producing MWHTAIATALRNQRANLRAFPWSFTLGHIIDGAYLVLVAYFSYVYLIQGDLDDRFLLYTGTDNYLAFAIIGGTLNIFCISMMMNVSRALITEWREGTLEALLLSPSSRNGYFLGTAIQQFYRSGFILLAVLVFGLLAGLRLPAPHLLSVLAGALVFILSIYSMALVLGSVMLLTRDTYIVQNTLFAVTTLLCGFQFPRQYLPGFLQNAAEIFPLTSSLQLLRGALLNGSTITLTDLLPAFFLSTVYIAVGIWCISRVERQLFEKF from the coding sequence ATGTGGCATACTGCAATTGCAACGGCACTGAGAAACCAGCGGGCCAATCTACGGGCCTTTCCCTGGAGCTTCACGTTAGGCCATATTATCGATGGTGCATATCTGGTGCTCGTCGCCTATTTCTCGTACGTCTATTTGATTCAGGGTGATCTGGATGACAGGTTTCTGCTGTATACCGGAACTGACAATTATCTGGCATTTGCCATCATTGGCGGTACCTTGAACATTTTCTGCATCAGCATGATGATGAATGTTTCCCGTGCGCTGATTACAGAATGGCGGGAAGGCACGCTGGAAGCGCTTCTGTTATCGCCTTCCAGCCGGAACGGCTACTTCCTGGGGACAGCCATCCAGCAGTTTTACCGCAGCGGCTTCATCCTGCTGGCTGTACTGGTCTTTGGCCTGCTGGCCGGACTGAGGCTGCCTGCCCCTCACCTGCTGTCCGTACTGGCCGGAGCACTGGTATTCATTCTCTCTATCTATTCCATGGCGCTGGTGCTGGGCAGTGTAATGCTGCTTACCCGTGATACATACATCGTACAGAATACTTTATTTGCTGTGACAACCCTGCTCTGCGGATTTCAGTTCCCGAGGCAGTATTTGCCCGGATTTCTCCAGAACGCAGCGGAGATCTTCCCGCTGACCTCCTCGCTCCAGCTGCTGCGCGGGGCCCTGCTGAATGGCAGTACCATTACACTGACGGACCTTCTGCCTGCCTTTTTCCTGAGTACGGTCTATATTGCCGTAGGCATATGGTGCATCAGCAGGGTGGAACGCCAATTATTTGAGAAATTCTAA
- a CDS encoding DUF1349 domain-containing protein encodes MRIVEWQAGHWSNEPVSSRIVSGTLVVEAAAGSDYWQQTLYGFQHNNGHALLAPWEDTEAVEISFSLDGFTELYDQAGIMLWHSEHIWIKAGIELNDGVPHIGAVVTDTYSDWSLSPVPEWAGEEVTLRASRMKDAVILRARTDNHPWRTIRVARFPYELGKQAGPFLCAPTRSGFQVSFKRWSLSDPDSDVHTDPQVL; translated from the coding sequence ATGAGAATAGTAGAGTGGCAGGCTGGTCATTGGAGCAATGAACCTGTGTCCAGCAGGATTGTCTCAGGTACACTTGTGGTTGAGGCCGCAGCAGGCAGTGATTATTGGCAGCAGACCCTGTATGGCTTCCAGCATAATAACGGGCATGCCCTGCTTGCGCCTTGGGAAGATACAGAGGCGGTGGAGATCAGCTTTTCCCTGGACGGGTTCACAGAGCTGTATGATCAGGCAGGCATTATGCTGTGGCACAGTGAGCACATCTGGATTAAAGCCGGGATTGAGCTGAATGACGGGGTTCCGCATATCGGCGCGGTTGTGACGGACACATACTCGGACTGGTCGCTCTCCCCTGTTCCGGAATGGGCAGGTGAAGAGGTGACCCTCCGCGCCTCGCGGATGAAGGATGCGGTAATCCTCAGAGCCAGAACGGACAACCATCCTTGGCGGACAATCCGTGTTGCGCGGTTTCCATATGAGCTTGGCAAGCAGGCAGGACCGTTCCTATGTGCACCGACCCGGAGCGGATTCCAGGTAAGCTTCAAGCGCTGGAGTTTGTCAGATCCTGATTCAGATGTGCATACGGACCCGCAAGTTCTCTGA